A stretch of the Gossypium hirsutum isolate 1008001.06 chromosome D07, Gossypium_hirsutum_v2.1, whole genome shotgun sequence genome encodes the following:
- the LOC121219162 gene encoding uncharacterized protein — MTDLRAMLACLSLVEDGGMLAELQLLAKLYIAKIMRLHRIPVSIISDRDPRFTSRFWKKLHEALGTRLNFSTTYHPQTDGQSEKILGPELASKTENTVRVIRDCLKAASDQQKSYANLVRKCIEFSVGDQVFLRVLPWKKVFRFRRKGKISLRFIGPYRILKRVRPVAYQLELPPELDRIHDVFHVSMLRWYQLDPSHIITVDEIELRLDLTFEEEFVQILEFDVKMLRKKTIPLVKVLWRNHGTEEAT; from the exons ATGACTGATCTAAGAGCAATGTTAGCTTGTCTGAGTTTGGTTGAGGATGGAGGGATGTTGGCTGAATTGCAG CTGTTGGCTAAATTGTATATCGCCAAAATTATGAGACTACACAGAATTCCAGTCTCGATCATCTCTGATAGAGATCCGCGATTTacgtctcggttctggaagaaactCCATGAGGCCTTAGGAACTCGACTTAATTTCAGCACTACGtatcaccctcagaccgatggacAGTCAGAAAAG ATTTTGGGCCCTGAGTTAGCTTCTAAAACTGAAAACACTGTGAGAGTAATTCGAGACTGTCTGAAAGCTGCATCTGATCAACAGAAGTCCTATGCTAATTTAGTAAGAAAATGCATCGAGTTTTCTGTTGGTGATCAAGTTTTCCTGAGAGTATTACCGTGGAAAAAGGTCTTCCGTTTCAGACGCAAGGGCAAGATAAGCctgaggtttattgggccttatcgtaTCTTAAAGCGTGTCAGACCCGTTGCATATCAGTTAGAATTACCACCGGAGCTGGATcgaattcacgatgtgtttcatgtctcgatgctgaGATGGTATCAATTAGATCCGTCACATATTATTACTGTCGACGAGATTGAATTGCGACTGGATTTAACATTCGAAGAGGAATTTGTCCAGATATTGGAATTTGATGTTAAAATGCTGAGGAAGAAAACCATTCctctagtgaaagttttgtggcggAACCACGgtactgaggaagccacgtga